Proteins from one Romboutsia sp. CE17 genomic window:
- a CDS encoding Eco57I restriction-modification methylase domain-containing protein produces MDNKDNMLKEVLTKTFNEVKFNQFIINLLNLDMKERISGRPIVEKSSVYENHIEYVKDIGKYTDENRKNIVASIVKLRCKPDQARTLQRNFIAKHLKDINADAAIVALYSDDSDIWRISFVKLDYTFDINGLTENITPAKRYSYLIEPKLKNHTVQEQLKKLLFNDSKKPSVEEIENVFSVEVVTDEFFKMYRDKYLDLKEFLESNSEFIEEAKRLMVEVNEFSEEFAKKLMGQVAFLYFLQKKGWLGVSIVPFFPIDRNELREIYKKQNEDIRNTIAKVFNAYKEDESKMELDRKILNTLIDEEADGLASAFTNTKYDQEWGNGKKTFIRDIYTSYKTYSDEGNFFNSYLEPLFYEALNSKRGNHEYYKRFNCKIPFLNGGLFEPIYKYEWKKINIEIPDEFFSNDNNDGLLDLFDMYNFTMNEDEPLEKEVAVDPEMLGKIFENLLDVKERKSKGAFYTPREIVHYMCQECLINYLNNETKIDTTSLELLIKYGEVLKDADLNIKDKDKYKMPKFIIDNLDIIDKALECVTVADPAVGSGAFPLGMLNEIVKARNVITDYMTKDLTEWQKEDFISDNKRSLYDLKKNAMKKSIFAVDIEPSAIDITKLRLWLSLVVDADVRTVNTLPNLDYNIMVGNSLVDEFKGIKLFDEELLKEKSKRNKKKITNQISMNIEGVSVNIGIEQEYQLLEDIQNLQSKLFDTKETSEKVKIKRDIEDKEWELIEYKLNREKGLRFKEIEELKKQKKSNRRPYFLWKLEFSRVFKEKGGFDIVIGNPPYVSAVNDSKSNTDNREYIRKTYKLVKGAFDLYAAFLEKCFELTNKNNMYSWIIPNKLLVSKYAEDLVEYMSKNGLYKIINVSEFGVFKNVGVYPIMVFGNINDGSFNEYNVNSFEQLESNKFDLKKTLKEYKTFKDCGIKFASGATGFQAKIIKDYLSEEYKSNSIPFIVSGAVDPYNVDYTNIRYMKSIYERAYVTQGEGIADSKWSFWNNEKIVIAGMTKRIEAVYIRESTGLGVGIYAIHGYGIYKPEVLLGLLNSKFLSYYLNVKFKDKHLAGGYLAINKSTLEQLPIVDISNEDQEYILNIVKEIELSYSNKKECTHLIDQLDEIIYKLYDVSKEDIKECEEFFRRLKK; encoded by the coding sequence ATGGATAACAAAGATAATATGTTAAAAGAAGTACTTACAAAAACATTTAATGAAGTTAAGTTTAATCAGTTTATAATAAATTTATTAAATTTAGATATGAAAGAGAGGATAAGTGGAAGACCTATAGTAGAAAAAAGTAGCGTATATGAAAATCATATAGAATACGTTAAAGATATAGGAAAATATACTGATGAGAATAGAAAAAACATAGTAGCATCTATAGTAAAGCTAAGGTGTAAACCAGATCAAGCTAGAACGCTACAAAGAAACTTTATAGCTAAACATTTAAAAGATATAAATGCAGATGCAGCTATAGTAGCTTTATACTCGGATGATAGTGATATATGGAGAATATCATTTGTTAAGTTAGATTATACATTTGATATAAATGGACTAACAGAAAATATAACTCCAGCAAAAAGATATTCATATTTAATTGAGCCTAAGCTTAAAAATCATACAGTTCAAGAACAGTTAAAGAAATTATTATTTAATGACTCTAAAAAGCCATCTGTAGAAGAAATAGAAAATGTATTTAGTGTAGAAGTTGTTACAGATGAGTTCTTTAAAATGTATAGAGATAAGTATTTAGACCTTAAAGAGTTTTTAGAATCAAATAGTGAGTTTATAGAAGAAGCTAAGAGATTAATGGTAGAAGTTAATGAGTTTTCTGAAGAGTTTGCTAAAAAACTTATGGGACAAGTTGCATTTTTATATTTCCTTCAGAAAAAAGGATGGTTAGGAGTTTCCATTGTTCCATTTTTCCCTATTGATAGGAATGAATTAAGAGAAATTTATAAAAAGCAAAATGAGGATATTAGAAATACTATAGCAAAAGTTTTTAATGCATATAAAGAAGACGAGTCTAAAATGGAATTAGATAGAAAAATATTAAATACACTTATAGATGAAGAAGCTGATGGTTTGGCAAGTGCATTTACTAATACTAAGTATGATCAAGAATGGGGAAATGGAAAGAAAACATTTATAAGAGATATATATACAAGCTATAAAACTTATAGTGATGAAGGTAACTTTTTTAACTCTTATTTAGAACCATTATTTTATGAAGCTTTAAATAGCAAAAGAGGAAATCATGAATATTATAAGAGATTTAACTGTAAAATACCATTCTTAAATGGGGGGTTATTTGAACCTATATATAAATATGAATGGAAAAAAATCAATATAGAAATACCAGATGAATTTTTCTCTAATGATAATAATGATGGATTACTAGATTTATTTGATATGTATAACTTTACAATGAATGAAGACGAGCCCTTAGAAAAGGAAGTAGCAGTAGATCCTGAGATGTTAGGGAAAATATTTGAAAATCTTTTAGATGTAAAAGAAAGAAAATCAAAAGGAGCATTCTATACACCTAGGGAAATAGTTCACTATATGTGTCAAGAGTGTTTGATTAACTATTTAAATAATGAAACTAAAATAGATACTACATCGTTAGAGCTTCTTATAAAATATGGGGAGGTTTTAAAGGATGCTGATTTAAATATAAAAGATAAAGATAAGTATAAGATGCCTAAATTTATAATAGATAATTTAGATATAATAGATAAAGCATTAGAATGTGTAACTGTAGCAGATCCAGCCGTTGGTTCAGGAGCATTTCCATTAGGGATGTTAAATGAAATTGTTAAGGCTAGAAATGTTATAACTGACTATATGACTAAAGATTTAACTGAATGGCAAAAAGAAGATTTTATAAGTGATAATAAAAGAAGTCTATACGATTTAAAGAAAAATGCTATGAAAAAGTCTATATTTGCAGTTGATATAGAGCCTAGTGCAATAGATATAACAAAATTAAGACTATGGTTATCTTTAGTTGTTGATGCTGATGTAAGAACTGTAAATACTTTACCGAATCTAGATTATAATATAATGGTTGGAAACTCATTAGTAGATGAATTTAAGGGAATTAAATTATTTGATGAAGAGTTATTAAAAGAAAAATCTAAGAGAAATAAGAAAAAAATAACTAACCAAATATCTATGAATATAGAAGGAGTAAGTGTAAATATAGGTATAGAGCAAGAATATCAATTACTTGAAGATATACAGAATTTACAGAGTAAATTATTTGATACAAAAGAAACAAGTGAGAAAGTAAAGATAAAAAGGGATATAGAAGATAAGGAATGGGAACTTATAGAGTATAAATTAAATAGAGAAAAAGGACTTAGATTTAAAGAAATTGAGGAATTAAAAAAGCAAAAAAAATCAAATAGGAGACCATATTTTTTATGGAAATTAGAGTTCTCTAGGGTATTTAAAGAAAAAGGAGGATTTGATATAGTTATAGGTAATCCTCCTTATGTATCTGCAGTCAATGACTCAAAATCAAATACAGATAATAGAGAATATATAAGAAAAACATATAAGTTAGTTAAAGGAGCATTTGATTTATATGCAGCATTTTTGGAAAAATGTTTTGAGTTAACAAACAAAAATAATATGTATTCATGGATAATTCCTAACAAGTTACTAGTATCTAAATATGCAGAAGATCTAGTTGAATATATGAGTAAAAATGGATTATATAAAATTATAAATGTATCTGAATTTGGAGTATTCAAAAATGTAGGTGTATATCCGATAATGGTTTTTGGAAATATTAATGATGGTAGTTTTAATGAATATAATGTTAATTCATTTGAACAGCTTGAGTCTAATAAGTTTGATTTGAAGAAAACACTAAAAGAGTATAAAACATTTAAAGATTGTGGAATAAAATTCGCATCAGGGGCAACAGGATTCCAAGCAAAAATTATAAAAGACTACTTGAGTGAAGAATACAAAAGCAATAGTATTCCATTTATTGTGAGTGGTGCAGTAGATCCATATAATGTTGACTATACTAATATAAGATATATGAAGTCAATTTATGAAAGAGCATATGTTACACAAGGTGAAGGAATTGCTGACAGTAAATGGTCATTTTGGAACAATGAGAAAATAGTCATAGCAGGAATGACAAAAAGAATTGAGGCTGTATATATAAGAGAATCAACTGGTCTAGGAGTTGGAATTTATGCTATACATGGATATGGTATATATAAACCTGAGGTTTTATTAGGTCTATTAAATAGTAAATTTTTATCATATTACTTAAATGTAAAGTTCAAAGATAAGCATTTAGCAGGAGGTTATCTAGCTATAAATAAATCTACATTGGAGCAGCTACCTATAGTTGATATATCCAATGAAGATCAGGAATATATATTAAATATAGTTAAAGAAATAGAGTTGAGTTATTCCAATAAAAAGGAGTGTACACATTTAATTGATCAGTTAGATGAAATTATATACAAACTATATGATGTAAGTAAAGAAGATATAAAAGAATGTGAAGAGTTTTTTAGACGTTTAAAAAAATAG
- a CDS encoding helicase-related protein produces MSKNYNDLTFFTNEENNTLYDRFNKILNNNVQFFDVLVGYFRSSGFYKMYESMDKVEKTRILVGLNLDKKSVELIQTAQNEMQMEFTSNKEAKEQYSKEVSDEIESSEDSKDVEIGIKKFIEFVKTGKLEIRVYPHHPIHAKVYIMRKDQEKSEDFGKVITGSSNFSQSGLINQLEFNVELKDSRDVRFALDKFEELWKESVDVTTEYIEQAESSWIREDITPYELFLKCLYEYFKEEINEDKVDAKTLGLPPGFMKLQYQLHAVTRAEKILATYNGVFISDVVGLGKTYICAMLAKRLRGRKLIICPPVLKENWDNVLIHFDVAAKVESLGKLDSILKMDLDLYEYIFIDEAHRFRNEDNDTYAKLHEICNGKKVVLISATPQNNYISDIANQIYLFQNRKNSNIIPNQKDLEGFFKKLEKKLKKYDKGTPEYAEVSKEVSTEIREKVLNHIMIRRTRNEIMKYYQKDLEAQGLTFPNLNTPEKIVYEFDNQVEVAFNKTLDIIKILSYARYKSLTYLKQVPSKYKSLLVGQQNMGGFMKGILLKRLESSFYAFNKTLDRFIESYENFIEMYESGTIYISKKYNIYDLMNNGEEEKLDIIVDRADAFKFKSEEFSELFIEDLRFDLSNLKMIRRMWEPVYSDPKLDKFMSDLKNNKLLKKAKILIFTESKETAEYLKENIDKHFKNQTILFTGGSKNRDREIIQNNFNPDVPKKEQKNDFRILVTTDVLAEGISLHRANIIVNYDLPWNPTRIMQRVGRINRVGTEFDDIYVFNFFPSAQVSEHMSLEDNITSKIQAFHDTLGEDFKYLSENEEVDTYGIFGKNLYEKLNSKESLEEEDFEEDSTLKYLQIIRDLRDSDEELFVKIKNYPKKIRSAKYLDNDGTLTFFRKGYMKRFLICDNSISREITFLDAMKLMESDKEDKHHNISSRYYDNLELNKQELIRVLQEESIDISPTRKEGKSHDKTIMKTLKALNSYPKFIEHEIVKIHKLMDLFEDGSIPIKIGKEIVTTIKGITDPIEILNTIWDLVPDSYIKNLKIEENKAEYNAEVVLSLDLL; encoded by the coding sequence GTGAGTAAAAATTATAATGATTTAACATTTTTTACAAATGAAGAAAACAATACACTTTATGATAGATTTAATAAAATTTTAAACAATAATGTACAGTTTTTTGATGTATTAGTAGGATATTTTAGAAGTAGTGGATTTTATAAAATGTATGAATCTATGGACAAAGTAGAAAAAACTAGAATATTAGTAGGACTTAATTTAGATAAAAAATCTGTAGAACTAATACAAACTGCACAAAATGAAATGCAAATGGAGTTTACATCTAACAAAGAAGCTAAAGAACAATACTCTAAGGAAGTTAGTGACGAAATAGAATCATCAGAAGATAGTAAGGATGTAGAAATAGGTATAAAAAAATTCATAGAGTTTGTTAAAACTGGAAAGTTAGAAATAAGAGTATACCCACATCATCCAATACATGCAAAAGTATATATAATGAGAAAGGACCAAGAAAAATCAGAGGATTTTGGAAAGGTCATAACAGGATCAAGTAACTTCTCTCAATCAGGTCTAATAAATCAATTAGAATTCAATGTAGAGTTAAAAGATTCTAGAGATGTTAGATTTGCATTAGATAAATTTGAAGAGCTATGGAAAGAATCTGTAGATGTCACAACTGAATATATAGAACAAGCAGAAAGTAGTTGGATAAGAGAAGATATAACTCCATATGAATTGTTTTTAAAATGTTTATATGAGTACTTCAAAGAAGAAATAAATGAAGATAAGGTAGATGCTAAAACACTAGGATTACCACCAGGATTTATGAAACTACAATACCAATTACATGCAGTAACAAGAGCAGAAAAAATATTAGCAACATATAATGGTGTATTTATATCGGATGTAGTTGGTCTTGGAAAAACATATATATGTGCGATGTTAGCAAAAAGATTAAGAGGTAGAAAACTTATTATATGTCCACCAGTACTTAAAGAGAATTGGGATAATGTATTAATACATTTTGATGTAGCAGCAAAAGTTGAATCATTAGGAAAGTTAGACTCTATATTAAAAATGGATTTAGATTTATACGAATATATATTTATAGATGAAGCACATAGGTTTAGAAATGAAGATAATGATACATATGCTAAGTTACATGAAATATGTAACGGTAAAAAAGTAGTATTAATATCAGCTACACCACAAAATAACTATATTAGTGATATAGCTAATCAAATATACTTATTCCAGAATAGAAAAAACTCTAATATAATACCTAATCAAAAGGATTTAGAAGGATTTTTTAAAAAATTAGAAAAGAAGCTTAAGAAATATGATAAAGGTACACCAGAGTATGCAGAAGTCTCTAAAGAAGTATCTACAGAGATAAGGGAAAAAGTACTAAATCATATAATGATAAGAAGAACTAGAAATGAAATAATGAAGTATTACCAAAAGGATTTAGAAGCTCAGGGATTAACATTCCCTAACTTAAATACACCAGAAAAAATAGTATATGAATTTGATAATCAAGTTGAGGTGGCATTTAATAAAACTTTAGATATAATAAAAATACTTTCTTACGCTAGATATAAATCATTAACTTATTTAAAGCAAGTTCCATCTAAGTATAAGTCTTTATTAGTAGGACAACAAAACATGGGTGGATTTATGAAGGGAATATTACTAAAAAGATTAGAGAGTAGTTTCTATGCATTTAATAAAACTCTAGATAGATTTATTGAATCATATGAAAACTTTATAGAAATGTACGAATCTGGAACTATATATATAAGTAAAAAATATAATATTTATGATTTAATGAACAATGGAGAAGAAGAAAAACTAGATATTATAGTAGATAGAGCAGATGCATTTAAATTTAAATCAGAAGAGTTTAGCGAATTATTTATAGAAGACTTAAGATTTGATTTATCAAATTTAAAAATGATAAGACGTATGTGGGAACCTGTATATAGTGATCCGAAGTTAGACAAGTTTATGTCTGACTTAAAAAATAATAAGCTACTTAAAAAAGCAAAGATACTTATATTTACAGAGTCAAAAGAAACTGCAGAGTATCTAAAAGAAAACATAGACAAGCATTTTAAGAATCAAACTATATTATTTACAGGTGGATCAAAAAATAGGGATAGAGAGATTATACAAAATAACTTCAATCCAGATGTACCAAAGAAAGAACAAAAGAATGATTTTAGAATATTAGTAACTACAGATGTATTAGCAGAAGGTATAAGTTTACATAGAGCTAACATAATTGTAAACTATGATTTACCATGGAATCCAACTAGAATAATGCAAAGAGTAGGAAGAATAAATCGTGTTGGTACAGAGTTTGATGATATATATGTATTTAACTTTTTCCCAAGTGCACAAGTTTCAGAGCATATGTCATTAGAAGATAATATAACATCAAAGATACAAGCATTCCATGATACTCTAGGAGAAGACTTTAAATATCTTAGTGAAAATGAAGAAGTTGATACTTATGGTATATTTGGAAAAAATTTATATGAAAAGTTAAACAGTAAAGAGAGTTTAGAAGAAGAAGATTTTGAAGAAGATAGTACACTTAAGTATCTACAAATAATAAGAGACTTAAGAGACTCGGATGAAGAATTATTTGTGAAGATAAAAAATTATCCTAAAAAAATAAGAAGTGCTAAGTATTTAGATAATGATGGAACACTTACATTCTTTAGAAAAGGGTATATGAAGCGATTCTTAATATGTGATAATAGTATATCTAGAGAAATTACATTTTTAGATGCTATGAAGCTTATGGAATCTGATAAAGAAGATAAACATCATAATATTAGTAGTAGGTACTATGATAATTTAGAATTAAATAAACAGGAGTTAATAAGAGTTTTACAAGAAGAAAGTATAGATATATCACCAACTAGAAAAGAAGGTAAGAGTCATGATAAGACTATAATGAAGACTCTTAAGGCATTGAATTCATATCCTAAGTTTATAGAACATGAAATTGTAAAGATTCATAAGTTAATGGATTTATTTGAAGATGGATCTATACCTATTAAGATAGGAAAAGAAATTGTAACTACAATCAAGGGAATTACAGATCCTATAGAAATATTAAATACAATATGGGATTTAGTACCTGATTCATATATTAAAAATTTAAAAATAGAAGAAAATAAGGCAGAGTATAATGCAGAGGTTGTATTATCTCTAGATTTATTGTAA